The stretch of DNA GATACCACAATTTGGAGCAACTTCTTCCCTACTCTTAGCACCTCTCCACTTTAAACCTCATCCAAACCCAAACTCATCTTGTATGTCCAATCCAAGAGGTTCTCGATGGAGATGGTGGATGAATACTCTGTACcaataacataataaataaataaataaaataagaaaaatagacCCATTTTTACCTTCTCCCTCGCCTCCACATCCAAATTACTCATCTTCCAATACCCCATATAACTCCAATTTTACACCTTTCATCTCCATATCCTATTATAAATCAACGacggtttaaatatgtttttagttcccgtaaatatcatatttatatctctataatttcatttttttttttaaaagtctttaatgaatattttacaataaaaaacacTTACATGGTCTATTTTCAATAAAATGGCACATAGTGAGTATATCATTCATGATGATTGTacattttttatcattaaaatttgacaaacatttaattaaaataaaaatttgtatatttttttattattaaaatttgacaaacgcttaattaaaatagaaaattatttttaaaataataaaagaagcAAATTCTTCATCTCCATTTAATTTTTCTGCAACATCAACTAAAATCAACTGTTCTGCACCTGGCCAATGCCACTGCACCTCCACCGTCAAGCCCTGTCGCTCCACCACTGGCCGCACCTTCCGCATTATAACCAGGTTTCTTAACATCCCCATCGATGAAATAAAAAGAACTCTTCTGCAAAAACTTTGATGTTCCATATCCATACCCTAAAAAAAACTCCACCACCATTCTCCCATTCACTACCATCTCTATAAAAACATACAAGCTTCCACATTATCAAAGATATCACAAGTTATATCCCCAGCTTCACCGTCAAGTTCCCAAATACAAATCCTAGGAAAACTCACACTCTTAGAACCATCCACAGAAACAGATACCCTCTTATTCGCATTCCTTTCATTCCCATTCTCATTCCCCCAATTCCCTGCTGGAACACTACCATCACGCCACGTAAACACACCTTTCCCTTATGGAACTCCGCTATCCCAACAACCTTCGGAACGGTTAGGTGAAGCCGGTGGTGGAGCGACAGGGCTTGACGGTAGAGGTGCAGTGGCATTGGCCGACAAAGAAGGTGCCAGAACAGTTGATGTTGCGGAAAATTTAACCAAAAATTAAATGGAGATgaagaattttcttcttttattattttaaaatatagttttctattttaattaaaggtttgttaatttttaataataaaaaagtgtaCAATCATCATGAATGATACACTCACTATGTGCCACTTCAATGAAAATGGACCATACCAgcgttttttattataaatattcattaaggactttttttattaaaaaaaatgaaattataagggatataaataaataaaaaagaattatagagactaaaatcaaaatggctCATATCTGcagaaactaaaaatttaaaccATTAATGACTCACTAGAACACTTGAAAACCTTGTAATACACAAACCAATATCATGGTGTTTCTATAGACAGTCTTAACACCCGTGAATCTATGGATTGGTATTCTCTGAATTACACAACACATGCATTAACTGATCTCAGCCGTTGATTTGAGATTAGTCGGCTCACATTACATCTTCactaaattatctttaaataaCCTACGTCATTGGTTTGAGATCAGACAGTCAAGATTAATTATTGTTTCATGCATTTgatgtgtggaatttgaatccCATATACGGCAAGATTTAGTCATATATGCAGTGTAATCTAGAACAGAGACATTTTTTACATGTTATGTCTAGAAAAGAGGTTGAGAAAGCAGGGAGGAACTTCACACTTCCTAGtgtcagaaaaaaaaaatgcttaaaATAAGCATAGTCACCAAAACAACAGACAACATAACCAATTTGAAGATATAGTATGTGAAGAGGGTTCAAATTATTAATAGGCTCAAAAACTTGACTAGTATTACCAATTGTAGATGAAGTCCTACACAAATTTAAGCCATAGATTTTTTCTTCTCTTCCTCAAGGCGCTGCAATTCAACCAATCTTTCTGCCCACTCTCTTTCCNNNNNNNNNNCGCTCTACCTTCTTAATGTTTTTCTTCCGTTTAGCCTCCTGCATCTGagcttttcttttcttcttttccgCCTACATGCAAAAGAGTTTGCaatgaatataaaattatcttaGGTGAGAAACCATTCTCACAATGATTTTTATCAAAAGGATATTTGATTGTTATAGAACTCCAAATTTTCTATAAAGGCATATTTGGATCAATACCACAGaaactttttgttttaaacaaaaaatagcaCAGGTATTATGTTCAGTTATAAGAAAATTACTCCAGCCTCCCTAATACATAGCTAAAATAACAAGTAGAAACTGACAGATAAATGTTCATAACCAATTCAATTTAGCCTCAGCAAATTGTGTAGTTGAATAACACAAACCGTCTTGCTTGAATCAAAACTTGACAGCCAATTATTCACTACAGGACATCAGTACATGAACCACATACAGATATGATCTATTAAACATACATAGCGGTCAATTACCATAAATCACAGACTCTGACTCTGACACGGACACCTACTACGACACAGACACATCAACACTACTAATGTCAAAAACATCGGACACTGACACCAATCTATAACAGATCTAAATTGagaatcaatatatatatatgcacattTAAATTGAGCAATTTGTTtcattacaaaaaatataaaacaagaTTTGATAGTTTTTCCCTTTCATTTATTCATCTACTACCGAAAAGCTAAACATGATGTAGTTAAATTTAATGTCTTTAACCCTATCATTGCTTCGACACATCTTTCGCCCCGGTAAATATGTTTGAGATGTGTTCAAGGAGTGTCTGAGATGggtcgaagaaaagaaaaaaatttgggACACTTGTGTGAAGTGTACATAAGGGTGTTGAGCACTGACGCGTATCGGACACGGCGACATACCTAATTCTAGAGGTGTTTGTGCTTGCTTCACAGTTAACATTCCCTCAGCTAACACATTTGAATTTCTATGTTGTAGTCATTATGGCTATAAGCATGAATATGGAATAAACTTGCCACAAACAAAGATAGTTGCATTTAAAGCTTGGCCCATCTCCTTTGGctaatatagttatttttatttttcagaagTGGTGTTTATGAAGGTTACAAAAGTACATGATAACAAGCAATCCTCAGAACAAGCAAATTTTTGCTTAGGAAATGTCCTGCCAATGGAAAAAAAATGGAGGTAGAAGCTTTCATTGTGAAGGACTACACAACCTTTATCTATCGTTCAAAATGATATGCTTTTGTTTTGGCTACAAGTTTAGTGACAATATCAGCAAAGCAAACATGAGGCAGAAGTTCATGTTAAGAGGGATCATCTAGATAGCCAAAATAAGTTtatgttcaaaatattattattatacatctAAAAAGCAAAGTGTAAATGGCTAAATGTTGAAAAAGTGAATGAAAAAACAACATAGGAACTCTCACTGCTAACTTCAAAATATTCCAGAAAAGATGATATATTTCCTTGTGGACAATATTCACAAAGTTCTAACACATTCTCTTATAAGAGTAAGACTGAATCTCAATCATGCAATATTTTTGCCAACCAATCAAATGATCTTCTTGAACAATAGATAAGATGACTCTCATAACATGAAATTAAGTCAGACTAACTATTCACTTTTAAACTGTCAAACATTTCACACGCAATCAACAAGCAGAAGTCAATCTCCTCTCCTGTCATATTCCCAAATCATTTTTCCATCCCTTtttacaaacattattattactacATTTACAGAAAAAGTATTTTGTTTAAACATAAACACAAAAGTCATCCATCCAGTTCTCATAAACACTCCAAGATTCATTCATTTCCAATTAATAGGTAAAGGGAGAGCGCACCAGTATAAAGGCATAGCGCTGCTTCATGCGTTTCTTCTCATTCCTCCTCTTGATGCTCCCTTCATTAGGCTTATTTGGAAGTATGGTTTCACCAGTTGTGTGTTGAACCCAAGCATATGGCCctgaaaaatgtcaaaatttcatagtttgaaatcaaattcaaaaaacgtgaaaagtaaaaaagaaaaaagaaaaaaaaacgcaCCAGAGGGTCTCAAGCTGGCACGTTTTCGACGGGGTTTATCAGAGGGCCGTCTCTTGGGAAAACGAGTGTCTGTCAAGCTGTGAAAGTGATTCAAAAAGGGAAGAAACAACTGGGGCGGTTTGCAGGAAGATGGCAAAGAAGTATGAAACGGCACTGTCAAAGGACCGGTGGAGATTTGTGATGTTACATTCCTTGATGATGAGAGTGAGAGAGGGCGTAAAATGCTCCTCAGTGCTCCTACTCCGAATCTCATTTCTCTTAGCACTAACTAGAATTGATTGTTTCTTGTACACTGCTACAGCACGAATATACGTTTGCTctgaaaaatttcaaacacaatcTATTAATTGGAAACCAGGAATACAAGAAAGTGAGCTTTTGAGCTATCATAATATGCAGTTGTGATCCTTGATGCAGCTAAACTAAGAACCTAGGCTGGAAATTTCACAGGCAACAATATAGACTAAATACCCAAATTGTTCCTGAAAATTGTAGGGTTGTATCACATTATCTGTATTCCAAAATGATccctaaaattacaaaattttaatgataattataATATCCGTCCCTTTGTTGATTCTTTTGCGCTGAATCGAGTAATCGCGTTTGCATATCGCGATGGAATCGCATTTTCGCGAACGCTAGAGGAGAGGGGAAGGAAAATCTGAAACAgaataaagaaaggaaaacgtGGAAGAGCTTCTCACTGTTTATGGCGGCGGGCGAGGACGAACTCCGGCAGCGTTATCGGCAGTTGGGTTCAGTGATGGGACTGTTACTTGTTTGTTCTGATACAACAAGGGCAACGTGGCACCAAAGCctgcaaatttttttttttttttttaagtttagatGCTGTTTTTGTTTTCAGACAATGATGATGGGCCTGTTCAAAAGGATGTGGACTCATTGGGCTTGGTATTACCATAATCGAAAATTGAAAGTTGGGTTTTGTACCAGGACCCCCCAATTTTACCTGCCACCCCCCCagtattttttaaagactaatatACCCTCTGTAAAATAGTACAACATAATTCCAAAAATTACCATTCTGATTTCACACCCCACCacttttgaaaatttagaaaaaaaatgttggattcgaaagtttaaaagtttcgaaatgaattttagtaagttactcgaaacttttgttattttaaaaccttcgaaatacaatttctttcaaaaaaattcaaattttagaaactttggataaacaccaaattttcgaaatggacAGTATTCGAATATTTGCTtgcatttgaaagtttcgaaatacacTAATGCTTCGAACATTTGGCATTtcacgaaactttcgaaatggaGTTTCGAATTATTCAAAATTTCGAAATGCAATTTGgtcttcgaaagtttggattTTCACAAAAGTTTTGAATGTTTTATTCGAATGTTTAAGATTTTCGAAAATCAGATTTCGAACTTTTTCAATAagtcaaagtttcgaaatgtattttaatttttttttaaattcaatatttagaatattatttttaattaaatttgttactaattttgaaattaggtatgagtagagttgatgtttctgcttcaaaaaatgttatagatTCTACATAAAAATTCACCACTgataaagtattattataacTACTGATGATTCATCAccaattaaatttttcttatagctatatatttaatgttttatttgaaacgtattttgtaggtattttcttctcgagaatgtaacacccttttttttaattaattaatttaaaatcattagttttgtttatccttttattaatttagtgtgacgatagtaagataattattctttgaatgtttaattatttgataaagtattttcatataaaataatttattattgggatttttattattgactaattaaaactcgtagaaatatttgtcttagagtgaacaatgaccaagccaattttgactaagtcaagTTAGTCACtcacactactatttttataattatattttataaaatttaatttatattgtgtccattcaaatgtgtaactagtaagaataaatacatgaatgccaattaattcttaacggttggtcattgaatggcattattccaatttaattccttattcatgtgtgcaattaaactcaatgaagagaattattcattctctctgatcagctttatgcctcctttattagtcacatacacctctccttcttaggacacgattaaacttacagtagaggaaaataagtcataatcactcacacgcattaccaacactacatttatctcaaatattttctaagccactcaaacaaccatccttaCATTCCCTATCTTTTTGATCGaagctataaacttttattcatcttggtgagattttcgagggctatatagtggtacgtggaaggaaagcgtCCAAGGTAAGGGTTTTTCCCCGTGCAGAGTTAGgttatgtaacaccccaaaattttcatatatattatatctgtATCTTTTTAGCAATTGCTATTATTAANNNNNNNNNNNNNNNNNNNNNNNNNNNNNNNNNNNNNNNNNNNNNNNNNNNNNNNNNNNNNNNNNNNNNNNNNNNNNNNNNNNNNNNNNNNNNNNNNNNNNNNNNNNNNNNNNNNNNNNNNNNNNNNNNNNNNNNNNNNNNNNNNNNNNNNNNNNNNNNNNNNNNNNNNNNNNNNNNNNNNNNNNNNNNNNNNNNNNNNNNNNNNNNNNNNNNNNNNNNNNNNNNNNNNNNNNNNNNNNNNNNNNNNNNNNNNNNNNNNNNNNNNNNNNNNNNNNNNNNNNNNNNNNNNNNNNNNNNNNNNNNNNNNNNNNNNNNNNNNNNNNNNNNNNNNNNNNNNNNNNNNNNNNNNNNNNNNNNNNNNNNNNNNNNNNNNNNNNNNNNNNNNNNNNNNNNNNNNNNNNNNNNNNNNNNNNNNNNNNNNNNNNNNNNNNNNNNNNNNNNNNNNNNNNNNNNNNNNNNNNNNNNNNNNNNNNNNNNNNNNNNNNNNNNNNNNNNNNNNNaaaaagcgctgtaaatggcttaaaaaaagcgctgtaaaatccgttttttcgcgtagtgaatgTAAGGAGTACATGgtaaattttttcttaaaataagaCTTTTTAGCCGTAAAATCTAAGTCTATGATTGATTATCCCAATCGGACTTCGGATAATCCGTATAGGccatattaataaaatatttatttaaattttaatatattattaattataaagtacaaaaatattaatattttgtaattaacaataaaatattaacaaataatgttaacataaaaattatattatatatatatatatatatacatgttaattttatatattgagatttattttgctgcaaacaattcaatatttatggagcattattttttatatactttattttttatacatacgTGCAAGtgttaaatagtttttgaaaaacaattaattCTTAATATTACCAATTGAATAgtaatttatttactatttatcgagttttattttattccaCTTCAACATATTAACTTTAAATTGTTCCTAACATAATTTTAAACTTAgcttaataaattaaaacacatACCTAGATTcaatgtatttttgttttgttataaatttaattcattgaAAATTAAAGTGATACAAATTTTGTTGAAGTAATAACCTTTTATGATATGTGTTTCAATAACAATAAATtgtatgaaaataaatattaagttttCTAAATGATGACCTATTGATGTTTGTATTTGAGTTTTTGTTCAAAGAACAGAAGTGGTCAAGTCTGAAGTCATTCACACAAACAAGTGCATTGAATCAACTCAACAAtgaaagaattgaggagcctatttcataaatataaatatgattatcCTAAAGTTGAGGATGATCATCACAAATGTTGCATCTCAATCACACATCTCTTGGAAGAAATCAAGAAAAACTATTGGTTAAAATGTGTCTATATGAAAATTAGAGGATGAAAATCTAGATCTGAGgatgaatattttttacaattttatatcTGAGGATAAACCAGGGGATGAATATTCTTCACAATCTCAAATccgatgataaatatttatcaaaagtttcatttcacaattattgaaaaaataattgtcATAAAAGTACAACAAGACAAAAGTTGACAAGTTGTTCACACTATTCAAGGTTTACCATGCATAAAGACTCAATAAAATAGAAACTCCATCCTCGTACTTAAATCAGATATGAGGACAGACATAGAGGATAAACAACACTTACGAGAGCATGAATTTTTGTCCTCTATATCATAGGATAAACAACACATAAGAAAGGATGAACTTTTGTTGTTTATTCATCCTTGCACATGGAAAAATGAGTAAAAGTACCAAAGTACAAAAAGTGATGTCCTTGACTTGTAAGGCAAGCCACTAAAACAATTGGgaaaagaaaaatccaaaaaaagCACAAGTCACATCAGAATTAATGACAGCTTCATCCTTGTACAAACCAGATCCGATGATGGACCACTACATTCATCCTCTCATCATTTTTAATAGGAGGATAAAGGCTAAATAGTTGTTTTGCAAATAAAGACAAGTCCAAGAAAACTTAACAAAGTCTCCAACATCTATATTTTGCTAACCAATATGTTTGAAGCTCCCAAGACAACTATAAATAGAGAAGTATTAAtcttcaaacatcaaaataatcATCTACAAGAAAATCTCTAAGTTATTCAAGCTTATCATCATTATATTCATTCGACACACTCTTCTAAACTTAAACAGATCTGAGGATCATTTTTATTGAGTGTATTATATACAACTTCACATCACTATCTTATTATCATAGAAAGTTGTAATTTgatcctaaacaaatcaaaaatattaCTACTTGTATATCCTCAAGTTGACATAAACTTGAGTTATTTTGTAAGCCTGTCGAGGCATAGAAAATACATAGTTGAAAATGTGTAGACCAGAGGACGAGTTTCTAAGCActagtgaaaatctcacaaagttgtgaggactggagtAACCTATATtaggtgaaccagtataaattctatGTGTGAATATTCTTAAGCTCTActctctttatattttttttattcataccATTAGCACACTTATCATACATATTTCAAACTCATATTATTCTTCTTTATATCTCCTCAATAAGAAGAGGATTATTTTCATCTAACCATCATCACTCCAAAGATAACTTGAGaggataatattaattttaaaaagagtcAAAATTCAACCCCTTTCTCGTGACATTCACTATtacttcaattggtatcagagctctaCCTCTAAGGTTTGAGCACTTAGAAGTGTATGAGGAAAAGATACCGGAAGAAGTGATGtcaaaaatttcaaagtatATACCTAAAGGAAAGCGTCACAAGTAGAGAAAGATGATTATACTTAAAAGAACTGAAAACCCTCCAAACAAAAATTTAGTGTCAAAATTAGAAGAGAAAGAAGCTATCATGTgtccaaattcaaattcatatactaatgagataattatttataaacctTGTTCTTTATGTAAAGTTGTGATAGTTAAATTAGGTAGCCtcttaaatgactcaaacattttatctcaaaaatgttCATTTCTAAAAAACCAACTTTTTGAGGTATAGAAACCAAATGAGGAGCTATAAACCAAGAATTATGAATATGTTAGAATCATTCAAGATTTGCAGTAGTCTCCTTTTAAAATGTTTGAGCAACAAAAAACTCTTAATGAGAGGATAGACGAGACTCACCCTCAACCTCTAGAAACTCAAACAATAAACATtgtcttaaaaaataaagttgaagAACTAACAAAAAACATAACTACCTTTTTAAAATCCACTGAGACCTTTCAAAACAGTATGGGATCTCAAAGTGGTATTTGACAAAGCTGAGATTGGTTTTGAAAGTtcccaaaaacaaaaactttatGAAAATTTCTTTTTACCTCAAAATATTGAGATTAAAAGGAAAAAGGTTGAGAAAGTAAAAAAGAATATGTTCTTATTGTGGGAAGCATGTGCATTTTGAATCTACATGTTGCCATAAGAAGAAAACCTCTTAAAAGAGAAtcactaaccatcaaggacccaaatcAATATAGATAccaaaattaattaacttgtgATGAAGGAATGTGCTCTATCAGTCAAGAAAAAACCTTGATACTTGGACAATGGATACTCAAGACATATGACTAGAGATAGATAGTGCTTCATCTCATTGAAAAGTATATGGATGATCTATAACCTTTGAAAATAATGACAAAGCTCAAATACAAGAtacatgtatcatttgtgaAAATAACTTTGCTAAAATTGAGGTTATTCAATAAGTGGAaggtttaaaatataaaattttcaacataTGTCATCTATGTGATAATGGCTTTTAAGTAATATTCAAACTCCACTAGTGTGAGGTAAAATAAATATCCtcatgaaatattatttttcttaggtttagaaaaaataacatttgtGTGTTATACTTAAATGAATTATCATCCAAATCATGTTTTATTTCTATTGAAAGTAATAAATAGTTTTGACATTAAAAAGAGTTGGTCATGTAACTTTGAAAAGTATTGCAAAATCATCCAAACTTGACCAAGTGAAAGGTTTCCAAGAATTAGTTTTGAAAAGGATAAAACCTTTTAAAGCAtgtgtgaaaggaaaacaagttttggaaaaaaaatatattatcttaTAGTAATTGGTAATTATTTAAGGTTCACTTAGATTCCATTTTTAAAGTATAAGTATGAGGACATATTCTCCTAATGTTGATCCTTAGAAAGAGAAGCAATAAAATTTATcttctatttcttttccttttttttttccttccctTCCTTTATCAttagtttttatgttttttgcctatgttttgaattatattttttattttatttttaggtttCTTATTTGTATATGAATGtctatattactttattttgtatatttgttTCTTGCTTTAATATTCTACACTTGCTTatgtattttaccttattattattattattattattattattattattatatttgttaatcATGCTTTTGTTATCTTTTGTATCTTCTTTTCTTAATATCATTCTGTCGCGGCcgaaaatttcgagtgtttctcgaattcaatggagtcgccaccaaaatttattttgaaataggaaaaatatttagaaacccttaaaaatagaaagaaaaagaaatgatctttaaaatcaaattttgagttcgggagtcggtTATGNNNNNNNNNNNNNNNNNNNNNNNNNNNNNNNNNNNNNNNNNNNNNNNNNNNNNNNNNNNNNNNNNNNNNNNNNNNNNNNNNNNTTATGCGTAGGGAagatattagcaccctacgacatccgttaaaatacggttacctataattaattgtgcaagattaatattaacttaaatatatttat from Cicer arietinum cultivar CDC Frontier isolate Library 1 chromosome 3, Cicar.CDCFrontier_v2.0, whole genome shotgun sequence encodes:
- the LOC101498938 gene encoding LOW QUALITY PROTEIN: uncharacterized protein (The sequence of the model RefSeq protein was modified relative to this genomic sequence to represent the inferred CDS: inserted 2 bases in 1 codon) codes for the protein MRFGVGALRSILRPLSLSSSRNVTSQISTGPLTVPFHTSLPSSCKPPQLFLPFLNHFHSLTDTRFPKRRPSDKPRRKRASLRPSGPYAWVQHTTGETILPNKPNEGSIKRRNEKKRMKQRYAFILAEKKKRKAQMQEAKRKKNIKKVERXXXXEREWAERLVELQRLEEEKKKSMA